One part of the Tenacibaculum sp. 190130A14a genome encodes these proteins:
- the rlmD gene encoding 23S rRNA (uracil(1939)-C(5))-methyltransferase RlmD — MPRRERNKFVKRNQVIEILIEDYAFGGKGIGRIRSEEGVFVVFVPNTLPGQLVKARVDKSKKKYAECKLIEVLKHSEDEVEVPYQDIPGAPYIQLPIDLQHQYKKESTLSLFKRIGKVENIEDLFDEFVSSPNVFHYRNKMEYGFSAIGYDRVNKTDIDEFTLGFKRRGVWWMGDNLDKDSGLFDKQVEDTLKNIRNYCQATGLAPWHGPRKEGFFRYFVVRKSYKTDKLLFNLVTTSHDLPKFDLNKFASYLVELFGERVAGLLHTINDETGDRTIATSGSINLVYGKDKIVEELLGLNFEISMKSFFQTNPKSAEKLYTKVVDYALENKDAVDNTVVMDLFCGTGTIGQIIASKAYKTKIVGVDIVASAIEDAKENAKRNNIEGLEFYAADVGKFLLEHPQYKNKIRTIILDPARAGIAPKTLKKIIQLNADRMVYVSCNPATQARDTEQLREAGYNIKKISLVDQFPHTSHIETVVLFEK, encoded by the coding sequence ATGCCACGTAGAGAACGAAACAAGTTTGTAAAAAGAAATCAGGTTATAGAAATTTTAATTGAAGATTACGCCTTTGGCGGAAAGGGAATTGGTCGTATTCGTTCTGAGGAAGGGGTTTTTGTGGTATTTGTTCCTAATACTCTTCCTGGGCAATTAGTTAAAGCTCGTGTTGACAAATCAAAAAAGAAATATGCTGAATGTAAATTAATTGAAGTTTTAAAACATTCAGAGGATGAAGTTGAAGTACCATACCAAGATATTCCAGGAGCGCCGTATATTCAATTACCTATTGATTTACAACATCAATATAAAAAGGAAAGTACATTATCTTTATTTAAACGTATTGGTAAAGTTGAAAATATAGAAGATTTATTTGATGAGTTTGTTAGCTCTCCAAATGTATTTCATTATAGAAACAAAATGGAATATGGATTTTCTGCTATTGGATACGATCGTGTAAATAAAACTGACATCGATGAATTTACTTTAGGTTTTAAACGTAGAGGTGTTTGGTGGATGGGAGATAATCTTGATAAAGACTCAGGGTTATTTGACAAGCAAGTAGAAGATACTTTAAAGAATATTAGAAACTATTGCCAAGCAACTGGTTTAGCTCCTTGGCATGGCCCTAGAAAAGAAGGTTTCTTTAGATATTTTGTTGTAAGAAAATCGTACAAAACGGATAAACTATTGTTCAATTTAGTAACTACTTCACATGATTTACCTAAATTCGATTTAAACAAGTTTGCTAGTTATTTAGTAGAGCTATTTGGAGAGCGTGTTGCTGGATTATTACATACCATTAACGATGAAACAGGAGATAGAACTATTGCTACTTCTGGGAGCATCAATTTGGTATACGGAAAAGATAAAATCGTGGAAGAATTGTTAGGTTTAAATTTTGAAATTAGCATGAAAAGCTTCTTTCAGACAAACCCTAAATCTGCCGAAAAATTATATACCAAAGTTGTCGATTATGCGCTAGAGAATAAAGATGCCGTAGATAATACCGTAGTAATGGACTTATTCTGTGGAACAGGAACAATTGGGCAAATTATTGCTTCAAAAGCCTATAAGACAAAAATTGTTGGTGTAGATATTGTAGCCTCTGCAATTGAAGATGCAAAAGAAAATGCAAAAAGAAATAATATTGAAGGTTTAGAGTTTTACGCAGCTGATGTTGGTAAATTCTTACTCGAACATCCTCAGTATAAAAACAAAATAAGAACCATTATTTTAGATCCAGCTCGTGCTGGAATTGCCCCTAAAACATTGAAGAAAATCATTCAATTAAATGCAGACAGAATGGTTTATGTTTCTTGTAACCCTGCAACACAAGCAAGAGATACCGAACAGTTGAGAGAAGCTGGATACAATATTAAAAAAATTAGTTTAGTAGACCAGTTTCCGCATACATCTCATATCGAAACCGTTGTTCTATTTGAAAAATAA
- a CDS encoding RNA polymerase sigma factor: MKKTKPISDKELVLAYQSGDKIALNYLVKKWHLYFCKLSFYKVKDADLAKDIVQESWRVIFNKLYDLQEPEKFKSWAISIVQRKTIDWLRANQRNEHKLQKYSNEIREESIEESDEDELLKRKLLQAIQKLSKEQQMVIRLFYTQSYSLKEISTLLNISVGTAKSRLFHAREKLKTIIKH, encoded by the coding sequence ATGAAAAAAACAAAACCCATATCTGATAAAGAATTAGTGTTAGCCTATCAATCAGGAGATAAAATTGCTCTTAATTACTTGGTAAAGAAATGGCATTTATATTTCTGTAAGCTTTCTTTTTATAAAGTGAAAGATGCCGATTTGGCAAAAGATATTGTACAAGAAAGTTGGAGGGTTATATTTAATAAGTTGTATGATTTACAAGAGCCGGAAAAATTCAAGTCGTGGGCTATTAGTATTGTGCAACGAAAAACAATTGATTGGTTACGTGCCAATCAAAGAAATGAGCACAAACTTCAAAAATATAGTAATGAGATAAGAGAAGAATCTATAGAAGAAAGTGATGAGGATGAGTTGCTCAAAAGAAAGTTGCTTCAAGCGATTCAAAAATTGTCGAAAGAGCAACAAATGGTAATTCGATTGTTTTATACGCAATCCTATTCTCTAAAAGAAATAAGTACACTTTTAAATATATCTGTAGGAACAGCTAAATCAAGGTTGTTTCATGCAAGAGAAAAATTAAAAACAATTATAAAACATTAA
- a CDS encoding DUF6768 family protein, whose translation MSNIEDIDKLIKETLSEEEAKFYDDLEEQNVLQMIYGLFEGKNKWIMYMMNFMTLVFFGLFIYCMIEFFKADEVKELLKWGGGTIIFLIGVSMLKVFAWMQMDKKALLRELKRLEIQISSLSSKIDGH comes from the coding sequence ATGAGTAATATAGAAGATATAGATAAGTTAATTAAGGAAACGTTATCGGAAGAAGAAGCAAAGTTTTACGATGATTTAGAAGAACAAAATGTATTGCAAATGATTTACGGATTGTTTGAAGGAAAGAACAAATGGATTATGTACATGATGAATTTTATGACCTTGGTATTCTTTGGGCTTTTTATTTATTGTATGATTGAGTTTTTTAAAGCAGATGAGGTGAAAGAGTTGTTAAAGTGGGGTGGAGGAACAATTATTTTTCTAATTGGCGTAAGTATGTTGAAGGTTTTTGCTTGGATGCAAATGGATAAGAAGGCATTACTAAGAGAATTAAAACGACTAGAGATTCAAATATCATCTTTATCAAGTAAAATAGATGGACATTAA
- a CDS encoding pyridoxamine 5'-phosphate oxidase family protein, with translation MDIKKNWKIIRRHVTASFKTSLHVSIATVSKDNTPLVTSIGTLFLNKDQTGFYFEKFSSKLTSNVEVNNQVCVLAVNSSRWFWIKSLYKNKFEKHPALKLYGELGLQRKASDQELSRLERRMKLLKGLKGHTYLWGKGMDTVREIRFNKVEKMKLGIMTAEL, from the coding sequence ATGGACATTAAGAAGAATTGGAAAATAATAAGAAGACATGTAACAGCTAGTTTTAAAACGAGTTTGCATGTTTCAATTGCAACAGTTAGTAAAGACAACACTCCTTTAGTAACATCAATAGGAACCTTGTTTTTAAATAAAGATCAAACGGGGTTTTATTTTGAAAAATTCTCTTCAAAACTGACATCCAATGTAGAGGTGAATAATCAAGTTTGTGTATTGGCAGTAAATAGTAGTCGATGGTTTTGGATTAAGTCTTTGTATAAAAACAAGTTTGAAAAACACCCGGCATTGAAGTTATATGGTGAACTAGGATTACAAAGAAAAGCTTCTGATCAAGAACTTAGTCGATTGGAAAGAAGAATGAAACTGTTAAAAGGACTTAAAGGACATACGTATTTATGGGGAAAAGGTATGGATACCGTGAGGGAAATTCGTTTTAACAAGGTAGAAAAAATGAAATTGGGGATTATGACAGCAGAATTGTGA
- the rocD gene encoding ornithine--oxo-acid transaminase — translation MAVLDQLTSQQAIELEDKYGAHNYHPLPVVLSKGDGVYVWDVEGKKYYDFLSAYSAVNQGHCHPKIVGAMVNQAQTLTLTSRAFYNDMLGRYEKFATEYFGFDKLLPMNTGAEAVETALKLCRKWAYEVKGIEENEAQIIVCKNNFHGRTTTIISFSNDPVARKNFGPFTNGFIKIEYDNLKALEEALENNDNIAGFMAEPIQGEAGVYVPSEGYLAAAKALCEKHNVLFIADEVQTGIARTGQLLAVNHEDVQPDILILGKALSGGAYPVSAVLANDHIMKVIKPGNHGSTFGGNPVAAAVAIAALEVVRDEKLAENAERLGKIFRAELSEFAKENDLVTLVRGKGLLNAIVINDTEDSSTAWDICMKLRDNGLLAKPTHGNIIRFAPPLVMNEEQLMDCISIIKKTISEF, via the coding sequence ATGGCTGTTTTAGACCAATTAACTTCGCAACAAGCGATTGAATTAGAAGACAAGTATGGAGCGCACAACTATCACCCGTTACCAGTAGTATTGAGTAAAGGAGATGGAGTGTATGTATGGGATGTAGAAGGTAAGAAGTATTATGACTTTTTATCTGCGTATTCAGCAGTAAATCAAGGGCATTGTCATCCGAAAATTGTAGGTGCAATGGTAAACCAAGCACAAACGTTAACTTTAACTTCTCGTGCTTTTTATAACGATATGTTAGGTCGTTATGAAAAATTTGCAACTGAGTATTTTGGGTTTGACAAATTATTACCAATGAATACAGGTGCAGAAGCGGTAGAAACTGCTTTAAAACTTTGTAGAAAGTGGGCGTATGAAGTAAAAGGAATCGAAGAGAATGAAGCACAAATAATTGTTTGTAAAAACAACTTCCACGGAAGAACAACTACTATTATTTCTTTTTCTAATGATCCAGTTGCTCGTAAGAATTTTGGACCTTTTACCAACGGTTTTATTAAAATTGAGTACGATAACTTAAAAGCGCTGGAGGAAGCTTTAGAAAACAATGATAATATTGCTGGTTTCATGGCAGAGCCTATTCAAGGAGAAGCTGGAGTTTATGTGCCTTCTGAAGGGTATTTAGCAGCGGCTAAAGCTTTATGTGAAAAGCACAATGTGTTATTTATTGCTGATGAGGTTCAAACAGGTATTGCCCGTACTGGACAATTATTAGCGGTAAATCATGAAGATGTACAACCAGATATTTTAATTTTAGGAAAAGCATTAAGTGGAGGAGCATATCCTGTTTCTGCAGTATTAGCAAATGATCATATTATGAAGGTTATTAAGCCTGGTAATCATGGATCTACTTTTGGAGGAAATCCTGTTGCTGCTGCAGTAGCAATTGCTGCTTTAGAAGTTGTAAGAGATGAAAAGTTAGCAGAAAATGCTGAGCGCTTAGGAAAAATATTTAGAGCAGAGTTATCTGAGTTTGCTAAAGAAAATGATCTAGTAACTTTAGTAAGAGGTAAAGGATTGTTAAACGCTATTGTTATTAATGATACAGAAGATAGTTCAACGGCTTGGGATATTTGTATGAAGTTACGTGATAACGGTTTATTAGCAAAACCAACTCACGGTAATATTATTCGTTTTGCGCCACCATTAGTAATGAATGAAGAGCAATTAATGGATTGTATTTCTATAATTAAAAAGACTATTTCAGAATTTTAA
- a CDS encoding DEAD/DEAH box helicase — protein sequence MNNEKNWLHYYKNSLFDSENLAIDISRIKNLFKQNNSNLSTPLLNKKNANVLLDAEENRINRLRGITKKDSNNWHKVEEAEILIAPFHLQYQTDNPKFKDKVIYPFWVSAKIDKSGNLTTPRELFPLIVRNFLAPIADVKNDFIFSSIDNVLQAQEIEAPYAEEGGTIGWDVYWDYINEVFAEVTHKNLSNYKAERYTTKFELTYFATSSKISTAKSILFVYDNLLDTTEEAPLLSKLISPAQREKREAVTDFEFLSNNHLHLGQMSNEFPLSITQRKTLLSYLTAEENSVMAVNGPPGTGKTTLLQSLVATEVVKAAIRGEDAPLIVACSNNNQAVTNIIDSFINSKSTMNELSERWIPNFHGYATYLPSSSKSEKALKGVNFLKGNLFGHEGTLCDLENEQYLFEAKHYFLDKFNSYFNLEAYELEDACNHLQEEIFNIEDQLLDSVDFPSNYLKSIAQINKYLCKQEDIIHGFHLEITKLQDWRKELTELKALEKDKDFLNKGKEYLAIEGNTENKTFKVTKDVLENQKQLSNFLKQLINQINIALQSNLKLKNWIVKNKIKGFPSISEEEMWKNEYGKLDVDELKHEFFYDELDLNLRHKAFLLATHYWEARWILQTTEVLEEDLERGTGENAIREKWKRRAMLTPCFVATFYTAPSHFFYSQFIEKNQEGRPIFEYFPLYNFLDLLIIDEAGQVTPEVSVPMFAVAQKAFVIGDLKQIEPIWSIPPKIDLGNLSSVQVVSNPADYEYLKELGFLASNGSIMKMAQNSCEYVTTLSNQKEQGLILLEHRRCNDEIIGFCNELAYNGILKPMKGKAKDDQVFSSMVAYHVNGVSERKYNSRCNMEEVKAITTWLQQNKEHIQNAYNVEDIESVLGIITPFASQKGELSKALNEAGYNVNKMKLGTVHALQGAERNIILFSSVYSNDDEGTLFFDKDNKPNMLNVAVSRAKDSFILFGDTRIFDETQNTPSGVLKKHLQVLDI from the coding sequence ATGAACAACGAAAAAAACTGGTTACACTATTACAAAAATAGTTTGTTTGATAGTGAGAATCTCGCTATTGACATTAGTCGAATAAAAAACTTATTTAAACAAAATAATTCTAATTTAAGTACACCACTGCTTAATAAGAAAAATGCCAACGTTTTATTAGACGCTGAAGAAAATCGAATAAACCGTTTAAGAGGAATTACTAAAAAAGATAGTAATAACTGGCACAAAGTTGAGGAAGCGGAAATATTAATAGCACCATTTCATTTACAATATCAAACCGATAATCCGAAGTTTAAAGACAAGGTTATTTATCCTTTTTGGGTAAGTGCTAAAATTGATAAATCAGGAAATTTAACTACTCCTAGAGAGCTTTTTCCTTTGATTGTTCGAAATTTTTTAGCTCCAATTGCCGATGTTAAAAATGATTTTATCTTTTCGTCTATAGACAATGTACTTCAAGCACAAGAAATAGAAGCCCCTTATGCTGAAGAAGGCGGAACTATTGGTTGGGATGTATATTGGGATTATATTAATGAGGTATTTGCTGAAGTAACTCATAAAAACTTATCTAATTATAAAGCCGAAAGGTATACCACCAAATTTGAGTTGACCTATTTTGCAACGAGTTCTAAAATATCTACAGCAAAAAGCATCTTATTTGTATATGATAATTTATTAGACACCACAGAGGAAGCTCCTTTACTTTCTAAGCTTATCTCTCCTGCTCAACGAGAAAAAAGAGAGGCTGTAACTGATTTTGAATTTCTAAGTAACAACCATCTTCATTTAGGACAAATGTCTAATGAATTCCCACTTTCTATCACACAAAGAAAGACTTTATTATCTTACTTAACTGCTGAAGAAAATTCAGTTATGGCGGTAAATGGACCTCCAGGAACTGGAAAAACAACTTTATTACAAAGTTTGGTAGCTACAGAAGTAGTAAAGGCTGCTATTCGAGGGGAAGACGCTCCTTTAATTGTGGCTTGTTCAAACAACAACCAAGCAGTAACCAATATTATTGATAGTTTTATCAATTCTAAAAGTACCATGAATGAACTTTCGGAAAGATGGATTCCTAACTTTCATGGCTATGCAACCTACCTTCCATCTAGTTCAAAAAGTGAAAAAGCCTTAAAAGGGGTCAACTTTTTAAAAGGAAACTTATTTGGTCATGAGGGAACACTTTGTGACTTAGAAAACGAACAATATTTGTTTGAAGCCAAGCATTATTTCTTAGATAAGTTTAATTCATACTTTAATCTAGAAGCTTACGAATTAGAAGATGCTTGTAATCATTTACAAGAAGAGATTTTCAATATCGAAGACCAACTTTTAGACAGTGTAGATTTTCCAAGTAACTACCTAAAATCTATTGCACAAATCAACAAATATTTGTGCAAGCAAGAAGATATTATACACGGATTTCATTTAGAAATCACCAAACTTCAAGACTGGAGAAAAGAGTTAACAGAGCTGAAAGCTCTTGAAAAAGACAAAGATTTTCTTAACAAAGGAAAAGAATATCTTGCCATAGAAGGTAACACAGAAAACAAGACATTTAAGGTTACTAAAGATGTTTTAGAAAACCAAAAGCAGTTGAGTAACTTCTTAAAACAGTTAATCAACCAAATCAATATTGCATTGCAATCTAACTTAAAACTAAAAAATTGGATTGTAAAAAATAAGATAAAAGGATTCCCTTCTATTTCTGAAGAAGAGATGTGGAAAAATGAATATGGTAAATTAGATGTAGATGAACTGAAGCATGAATTCTTTTATGATGAATTAGATCTTAATCTTCGCCATAAAGCCTTTTTATTAGCAACTCACTACTGGGAAGCTCGCTGGATATTACAAACTACGGAAGTTCTAGAAGAAGATTTAGAAAGAGGTACTGGAGAAAATGCTATTAGAGAAAAATGGAAGCGTCGTGCTATGCTTACCCCTTGTTTTGTAGCTACTTTCTATACCGCTCCGTCTCATTTTTTTTACAGTCAGTTTATAGAAAAGAATCAAGAAGGTAGACCTATTTTTGAATACTTTCCTCTCTATAACTTTTTAGATTTATTAATTATTGATGAGGCTGGACAGGTTACTCCAGAAGTAAGTGTTCCCATGTTTGCCGTTGCTCAAAAAGCTTTTGTTATTGGTGATTTAAAACAAATAGAACCTATTTGGTCTATTCCGCCAAAAATTGATTTAGGAAACTTATCAAGTGTGCAGGTTGTCTCAAATCCAGCAGATTATGAATACCTAAAAGAACTAGGATTTTTAGCCTCTAACGGAAGTATTATGAAAATGGCTCAAAATTCTTGCGAATACGTTACCACACTATCCAACCAAAAAGAACAAGGGTTAATTTTATTAGAACACAGAAGATGTAATGATGAAATAATTGGTTTTTGCAATGAACTTGCCTATAATGGTATTCTAAAACCAATGAAAGGAAAGGCTAAAGATGATCAAGTTTTCTCTTCGATGGTAGCCTATCATGTAAATGGGGTGAGCGAACGTAAATACAATAGTCGTTGTAATATGGAAGAAGTAAAGGCCATTACCACATGGTTACAGCAAAACAAAGAACATATACAGAACGCCTATAATGTAGAAGATATTGAGAGTGTTTTAGGAATCATTACTCCTTTTGCAAGTCAAAAAGGAGAGCTTTCAAAGGCCTTGAATGAAGCCGGATATAATGTTAATAAAATGAAATTAGGTACCGTGCATGCCTTACAAGGAGCAGAACGTAACATAATTCTTTTTAGTTCGGTATATAGTAATGACGATGAGGGTACTTTATTTTTTGATAAAGACAACAAGCCTAATATGTTAAATGTAGCGGTATCTAGAGCAAAAGATAGTTTTATACTATTCGGTGATACCCGTATTTTTGATGAAACACAAAATACACCTTCAGGAGTTTTAAAGAAACATTTACAAGTTTTAGATATATAA
- a CDS encoding RDD family protein → MDNFQIETAQNITINQNAAHITTRIGSYLIDLLFVVGYYIIVAYILSYLNLEFMEFYSVYLLLGLPAFFYSLIFEMLMNGQTPGKYFNQTRVVKLDGSKPTFGSYLLRWMLRLVDFGFASGGVAVLTILLNGKGQRLGDIAAGTTVISEKKRITLKDTIAADVEEGYTPTYTQVTLLTDNDIHTIKSLYDDAKRKGNHKVILKLHMKVLEITNITTEEKPMQFIDTVIKDYHYYAQQ, encoded by the coding sequence ATGGATAACTTTCAAATAGAAACCGCGCAAAATATTACCATTAACCAAAATGCAGCGCACATCACTACAAGAATCGGTTCTTATTTAATAGATTTACTATTTGTTGTTGGGTATTATATTATAGTTGCTTACATACTTTCCTATTTAAACTTAGAGTTTATGGAGTTTTATTCGGTATATCTTTTATTGGGACTTCCAGCATTCTTTTACAGTTTAATTTTTGAAATGTTAATGAACGGACAAACACCTGGTAAATATTTCAATCAAACACGAGTAGTAAAACTAGATGGTTCTAAGCCTACTTTTGGAAGTTATTTATTACGTTGGATGTTACGTCTTGTTGATTTTGGTTTTGCCAGTGGTGGAGTTGCTGTGCTTACCATTTTACTAAACGGAAAAGGACAACGTTTAGGAGATATTGCTGCCGGTACTACTGTTATTTCAGAAAAGAAACGAATTACCTTAAAAGACACTATCGCTGCCGATGTTGAAGAAGGGTACACTCCTACGTATACGCAAGTAACTTTGTTAACGGATAATGATATCCATACCATTAAAAGTCTATATGATGATGCTAAAAGAAAAGGAAATCATAAGGTAATTTTAAAGCTTCACATGAAAGTTTTAGAAATAACCAATATCACAACAGAAGAAAAACCAATGCAATTTATTGATACTGTTATTAAAGACTATCACTACTATGCACAACAATAA
- a CDS encoding stage II sporulation protein M, translated as MREAAFVKKNKDKWQLFEDVLHQKTTIAPDKLSDLYVEITDDLSYAKTFYPHGNTAVYLNSLASSAHQKIYKTKKEGKNRLITFFTEEFPLMFYGYQKQLLITFLVFGFFTLVGAFSSAKDIDFVRLIMGDGYVNMTLENIEKGDPMGVYKKANEIDMFIGITLNNIRVAMYAFLFGILFSVGTLFIMMQNGIMLGSFLYFFYDKGLLWESSRTIWIHGTIEISVIVIAGCAGLVLGNGILFPKTYSRLESFKRSIKDGLKIMVSTVPFFIVAGFLEGFVTRHTEMPDWLAILIILSSLAIIIYYYIIYPIKVYKNQLQND; from the coding sequence ATGAGAGAAGCTGCTTTTGTAAAAAAAAATAAAGATAAATGGCAGTTGTTTGAAGATGTTTTACATCAGAAAACAACCATTGCACCAGATAAGTTGTCAGATTTGTATGTTGAAATTACTGATGACTTAAGTTATGCTAAAACATTTTATCCGCACGGAAATACAGCAGTTTACTTAAATTCTTTAGCCTCTTCGGCACATCAAAAAATTTACAAAACAAAAAAAGAGGGTAAAAATAGGTTGATTACTTTTTTTACTGAAGAGTTTCCTCTCATGTTTTATGGATACCAAAAACAATTGCTTATTACTTTTTTGGTATTTGGCTTTTTTACCCTAGTAGGAGCTTTTTCATCTGCAAAAGATATTGATTTTGTTCGTTTGATCATGGGAGATGGTTATGTAAATATGACCTTAGAAAATATTGAAAAAGGTGATCCTATGGGAGTTTATAAAAAAGCCAATGAAATAGATATGTTTATTGGTATTACGTTGAACAACATTCGAGTAGCGATGTATGCCTTTTTGTTTGGAATCTTGTTCTCAGTAGGTACCTTGTTTATTATGATGCAAAACGGAATCATGTTGGGCTCTTTTTTGTATTTCTTTTATGACAAAGGTTTACTCTGGGAATCTTCTCGAACTATTTGGATTCACGGAACCATTGAAATTTCTGTAATCGTTATTGCAGGTTGTGCAGGATTGGTATTAGGAAACGGAATTTTGTTTCCCAAAACCTACTCAAGATTAGAATCCTTTAAGCGAAGTATTAAAGACGGATTAAAAATAATGGTAAGTACGGTGCCATTTTTTATTGTGGCTGGTTTCTTAGAAGGTTTTGTAACCCGACATACAGAAATGCCCGATTGGCTTGCCATTTTAATCATTTTATCTTCATTAGCAATTATTATATATTATTACATCATATACCCTATAAAAGTTTATAAAAACCAACTACAAAATGACTAA
- a CDS encoding DUF4129 domain-containing protein: protein MKTLVFYIAFFIFSVSLFAQEEKEIQYDTDRIEVKRFDQENIEEYKQQDDFIYTVEKKEPGVIDKIWDWFKRLIKRILGYFFDDIQPAVGVLRVILRILPYAIAGIVLYLIIKFFLKVNARNIVSGKGKVPIVGMSEEEVLIRDKNLPKLIQEAIQNKNYQLAIRYYYLLVLKKLVEKETIVWKQEKTNEDYIKELSHKDTLYSDFKSITYLYDYVWYGDFQISETEYYTTEKQFKNFVTKIS, encoded by the coding sequence TTGAAAACACTCGTTTTTTACATAGCATTCTTTATATTTTCTGTTTCCTTGTTTGCACAAGAGGAAAAAGAGATTCAATATGATACTGATAGAATCGAAGTCAAAAGGTTTGATCAAGAGAATATTGAAGAATACAAACAACAAGATGATTTTATTTATACCGTAGAGAAAAAAGAACCTGGGGTAATTGATAAAATATGGGATTGGTTTAAACGACTTATAAAAAGGATTCTTGGTTACTTTTTCGATGATATTCAACCGGCAGTAGGTGTCTTACGCGTAATTTTAAGAATATTACCCTATGCTATTGCGGGAATTGTATTGTACTTGATTATCAAATTCTTCTTAAAAGTAAATGCAAGAAATATTGTAAGCGGAAAAGGAAAGGTACCTATTGTAGGAATGAGTGAAGAAGAGGTATTGATTAGAGATAAAAACCTACCAAAACTCATTCAAGAAGCTATCCAAAATAAAAATTATCAATTAGCCATACGTTACTATTACTTGTTGGTGTTGAAAAAGTTAGTGGAAAAAGAAACCATTGTTTGGAAGCAAGAAAAAACAAATGAAGATTATATAAAAGAACTATCTCATAAAGACACATTGTATTCCGATTTTAAGTCAATTACCTATTTATATGACTATGTTTGGTATGGTGATTTTCAAATATCGGAAACGGAATATTATACCACAGAAAAGCAGTTTAAAAACTTTGTAACTAAAATCAGTTAA
- a CDS encoding DUF4350 domain-containing protein: MDKKLKIYIAILILVVIGIVFVESSKSKQINWFPTYAAKHKIPYGTYVLRTEMDALFPNKVKDIHTQPYVFLNDSTYNGTYVFINNTINIDKDEFGELLAFTERGNDVFIASGGVYIDTLGAQTKGVYTTAFEEKTYQKLVNPNFKNQEYSFDRQFSKYYFSEIDTVNTTILGELIVKDGNDSIVKRAPNFIKVKHGKGSFYLHTFPEAFTNYNILLDNNNEYVASVLSYVNDKATVYWDAYYKTGKSRYTSKMQFLLNNESLKWAYYIALIGVLFFIIFKGKRNQRIIPVITPLKNQTLAFTRTIANMYYEKSAHKNIAEHKINYFLEYIRTQYRLSTLKIDENFYSKLASRSGNTLEEVKALFARITTIQQKEHITQEELIAFNKAVEAFKAK, from the coding sequence TTGGATAAAAAACTTAAAATATACATAGCAATACTAATTTTGGTTGTCATCGGAATTGTGTTTGTTGAAAGTAGTAAATCAAAACAAATTAATTGGTTTCCTACCTACGCGGCTAAACATAAAATTCCGTACGGAACCTATGTTTTAAGAACAGAAATGGATGCGCTTTTTCCTAACAAAGTAAAAGACATTCATACGCAACCTTATGTGTTTTTAAATGATAGCACCTACAATGGAACCTATGTGTTTATCAACAATACTATCAATATTGATAAAGATGAGTTTGGTGAACTCTTAGCGTTTACTGAAAGAGGGAATGATGTTTTTATAGCTTCAGGAGGTGTGTATATAGATACACTAGGGGCACAAACCAAAGGAGTGTATACCACAGCTTTTGAAGAAAAAACCTATCAAAAATTAGTCAACCCGAACTTTAAAAATCAGGAATATAGTTTTGATAGGCAGTTTAGTAAATATTATTTTTCAGAAATAGATACGGTAAATACTACAATTTTAGGAGAGTTGATTGTCAAAGACGGTAATGATTCAATTGTAAAAAGAGCCCCTAATTTTATTAAAGTAAAACATGGGAAAGGAAGTTTTTATTTGCATACATTTCCAGAGGCATTTACCAACTATAATATATTGTTAGATAACAACAATGAATATGTTGCTTCGGTATTATCTTATGTAAATGATAAAGCCACGGTGTATTGGGATGCCTATTATAAAACAGGGAAGAGTAGGTATACCTCTAAAATGCAGTTTTTGTTAAATAATGAATCTTTAAAATGGGCGTATTATATAGCGCTTATTGGAGTGTTGTTTTTTATCATTTTTAAAGGAAAAAGGAATCAGAGAATCATTCCTGTAATAACACCACTTAAAAATCAAACCTTGGCATTTACAAGAACCATTGCCAATATGTATTATGAAAAGTCAGCACATAAAAATATAGCAGAGCACAAAATAAACTACTTCTTAGAGTATATAAGAACCCAATACCGATTGTCTACTTTAAAAATAGATGAAAACTTTTATTCAAAATTAGCTAGTCGAAGTGGAAATACTTTAGAAGAGGTAAAAGCATTGTTTGCTAGAATTACAACAATTCAACAAAAAGAACACATAACCCAAGAAGAATTGATAGCTTTTAATAAAGCTGTTGAAGCCTTTAAAGCAAAATAA